A window from Acropora muricata isolate sample 2 unplaced genomic scaffold, ASM3666990v1 scaffold_757, whole genome shotgun sequence encodes these proteins:
- the LOC136908262 gene encoding uncharacterized protein, translated as MATLSIASLLSFFLEEKKSIKKGENDFKSDHIEAFTYQQGVLRGEVHASMKQKVYKVTIYLDEEQEIKSTECECPRGAFKCSHAAALFIHGIHNLSRTDVECQWRKRKANTSLSTQAVTEMFPPPKKYSALSIKPTQADRSSLYEDLKEYGRFTGLCWLISPEPPLANQLPFPTMR; from the exons ATGGCCACGCTCTCGATCGCTtcgcttctttctttcttcttagaagaaaagaaatcaataaagaaGGGGGAAAACGACTTTAAATCAGATCACATTGAGGCATTTACTTACCAGCAGGGTGTTTTACGAGGAGAAGTACACGCAAGCATGAAACAGAAGGTTTATAAAGTGACG ATTTACTTGGACGAAGAACAAGAGATAAAATCAACCGAGTGTGAATGTCCAAGAGGCGCGTTTAAATGCAGCCACGCAGCAGCCCTCTTTATTCATGGTATTCACAACCTGAGTCGAACCGACGTCGAATGCCAATGGCGGAAACGAAAGGCAAATACATCGCTTTCAACTCAAGCGGTCACTGAAATGTTCCCCCCGCCTAAAAAGTATTCTGCTCTGTCGATAAAGCCGACACAAGCTGACCGTTCCTCATTGTACGAAGACCTGAAGGAGTATGGGCGGTTTACTGGACTCTGCTGGCTAATCAGCCCTGAACCACCTCTTGCGAACCAGCTACCCTTTCCAACTATGAGGTGA
- the LOC136908300 gene encoding uncharacterized protein encodes MDKVLRPERLGTDPNGGTAAKEWLHWRRTFEKFMAVWPHEDLDKLAVLSNFVSPSIFQHIEDCTDYETSIETLQTMFINPKNEIFARHLLATRKQAPTETLDEYLQALKTLRKDCNFKNVTAAQYCEESIRDAFISRLQSSLKRQGLLENKTLDLKMFDQARYLESAMKSSESYAVPNTLVNAVVPASSAKPVDRLEANTLAAAVTKTTSLSYYFCGNNRHPRSKCPAKDATCAKCQKKGHYAKVCQSKAASKVSAAMHSPIIATTQSSGSLSKSTATINIKKLQVKPLFDSGSTESFIHPNLVRRAGLTVRPAGGAVSMASTALSANVTGTCTANLKYQNQKYTNVHLSVLPGLCADLILGLDFQSQHESITFQYGGSQPPLSVCGFSTLNLDPAEP; translated from the coding sequence ATGGATAAAGTCTTAAGGCCGGAACGTCTAGGCACAGATCCAAACGGTGGGACAGCGGCAAAGGAATGGCTTCACTGGAGACGTACATTCGAAAAATTCATGGCCGTCTGGCCACACGAAGATTTGGATAAACTTGCAGTCctttctaattttgtttcgcCAAGCATTTTCCAACACATCGAAGATTGTACAGATTATGAAACATCAATTGAAACACTTCAGACAATGTTCATCAATCCGAAGAATGAGATCTTTGCACGTCATCTTTTAGCTACTCGTAAACAAGCTCCTACGGAAACATTAGACGAATATTTGCAAGCCCTGAAAACGCTACGCAAAGATTGCAACTTCAAAAATGTCACGGCTGCACAATACTGTGAAGAGAGCATCAGAGATGCCTTTATTTCTAGGTTACAGTCAAGTCTGAAACGCCAAGgacttttggaaaacaaaactctTGACTTAAAAATGTTTGACCAGGCTAGATATCTTGAGTCTGCAATGAAGAGTTCTGAGTCGTATGCAGTTCCAAATACACTTGTCAATGCTGTTGTTCCTGCTTCGTCTGCAAAACCTGTTGATCGCCTAGAAGCGAATACTCTGGCTGCTGCAGTTACCAAAACCACTTCTCTCAGCTACTATTTCTGTGGCAACAATAGACACCCACGTTCGAAGTGTCCTGCGAAGGATGCTACGTGTGCTAAATGCCAGAAAAAGGGTCACTACGCCAAAGTATGCCAAAGTAAAGCTGCCTCAAAGGTATCAGCTGCCATGCACTCTCCTATTATAGCCACCACTCAAAGTTCTGGGTCTTTATCGAAATCAACAGCGACAATCAACATTAAAAAATTGCAAGTTAAACCTCTGTTTGACAGCGGCAGCACTGAGAGTTTCATACACCCAAATCTTGTCAGAAGGGCTGGTCTGACTGTGCGACCAGCCGGTGGTGCTGTTTCCATGGCTTCTACTGCCCTATCAGCCAACGTTACAGGGACTTGTACGGCCAACCTTAAATACCAAAACCAGAAATACACCAACGTTCATCTTTCAGTCCTTCCAGGGCTCTGCGCTGACCTCATATTGGGCTTGGATTTCCAGTCACAGCACGAGAGCATCACTTTTCAGTATGGAGGCAGCCAGCCCCCGCTATCTGTCTGCGGCTTCAGTACCCTGAATCTGGATCCCGCTGAGCCTTGA